One Baekduia alba genomic window, ACCAGATCCCGGCGCTGGTCGCGGCCGGCTACCGCGTCGTGGCGCCGGATCAGCGCGGCTACGCGCAGTCCGACAAGCCGCGGTCGTGGCGCGACTACCGGATCGAGCGGCTGGCCGCCGACGTCGCCGGCCTGATCACGGCGCTGGGCGAGGAGCGCGCGTTCGTCGTCGGCCACGACTGGGGCGCGGCGGTCGCGTGGATGGTCGCGACGCTGCACCCGGAGCGCGTGGAGCGGCTGGCGATCCTCAACGTGCCGCACCCGGACACGATGCTGAGGACGCTCCAGCGCTCGCCCAAGCAGCTGCTGCACAGCTGGTACATGTTCTTCTTCCAGATCCCGTGGCTGCCGGAGCACCTGCTGGGCTGGGGCGGACGGCGGGCGCTGGCGTCGACCTACAAGGACGCGCGGCCGGGGGCGTTCACGTCCGCGGACATCGGCCGCTACGTCGAGGCGCTGCGCGGGCCCGAGGGCTTCCGCGGACCGATCAACTGGTATCGCGCCGCGCTGCGCCAGTCGCCGCGGCGCGCTCGGGCGCTGTACCGGCCGATCCCGGCGCGGGTGCTCGTCATCTGGGGTGAGCAGGACCGGTTCCTGACGGCCGCGATGGCCGACTCCGACCCGCGCCTGGTGCCCGACGTCCGGGTCGTGCGGCTGCCCGACGCCAGCCACTGGGTCCAGCACGACGAGCCCGAGCGCGTCAACGCGCTGCTGACCGAGTTCCTGAGCGCGGCGTAAAGGCACGCCGGCGATCCCTAGCCTGTGGCGCGACCATGATCCGCCGCGCCCTCGCCTCGCTGGTGCTCTGCCTCATCCTGCTGCTCGCCGGGATCTACCTCGGCGGGCATCCGTCCGGGCTGCCCGGGTTCCTGCGCGACCCGCTGGTCGGGGACAAGGACACGCGCGTCGTCAACGAGGCGATCGACCAGGTCCACGACACGTACTACCGCGAGTACGGCAAGGACGAGCTGAGCAACCGCGCGATCTCCGGGATCGTCGCGTCGCTGAACGACCGCTTCAGCAACTACTTCAGCCCCAAGGACTACACCAAGTTCAAGATGCAGCAGAACGGCGAGTTCGCGGGGATCGGCGTGCAGGTCACCAGAAGCGGGGCCGGCCTGAAGATCGTCAAGGTGTATGACAACTCCCCGGCCAAGGACGCCAAGCTGGCCGAGGGCGACATCATCGTGTCGGTGGCGGGCAAGCCGCTGGCGGGCCGCGACCAGGACGCCTCGGTCGCGCTCATCCAGGGGCCGCTCGGGACGACCGTGAAGCTGACCGTGCGCCACGGCGCGAAGGGCGCGCCGCGCGAGGTCGCGCTCACGCGGTCCAACATCGAGGTGCCGGTCGTCGCGTCGTCGGAGAAGACGGTCGACGGGCGCAAGCTCGGCGTCATCTCGCTGGCGCAGTTCTCGTCCGGCGCACACGCCGAGGTCGGGGCGGCGCTGCGCAAGCAGATGAAGGACGGCGTCAAGGGCGTCGTCTTCGACCTGCGCAACAACCCGGGCGGCCTCGTGACCGAGGCGCAGCTCGTCGCGTCCGAGTTCCTCAAGGACGGCAAGATCGTGACGACCAAGGGGCGCTCGGTGCCGACGCGGACGCTGAGCGCGACCGGCGACGCGATCGCCCCGAACCTGCCGATGGTCGTGCTCGTCAACCGCGACAGCGCCTCGGCGGCGGAGATCGTGGCGGGCGCGCTGCAGGACCGCAAGCGCGCCGAGCTCGTCGGGACACGCACGTTCGGCAAGGGCGTCTTCCAGGAGGTCATCGACCTCTCCAACGGCGGCGCGCTCGACATCACCGCCGGGCAGTACTTCCTGCCCTCGGGGCGCAACCTGGGTGGCAAGGGCACCAGCACGGGCTCCGGGCTGACGCCGAACGTGCAGGCCGCCGACGATCCGAAGACGACCCGCAAGGACGAGGGGCTGGACAAGGCGTTGGACGTCCTCGCGGCGCGGCGATGAACCGGCCGGCGCGGCGCGCGCGAGCGCAGGCCCAAGGCCGCCGCGAGCAGGCGGAGTCGTTCGTCGTCGGGGTGCTGGCCAAGCACGGGCGGTTCGTGGTGCTCGAGCCGTTCTTCGACACGCGCGGCGTGGGGCGGCGGTCGCAGTTCGTGGTGGACCCGGGGCGCAACGCCCGCGTCGGGCAGTTGGTGCTCGTGCGCGTGGGCGGCAAGGTGCGGGGCCATCCGAAGGTCGTCAAGGTCATCGGGCGGCCCGACGTCGCGCGTGACGTGCTCGAGGCGTTGATGCACGAGCGCGGGTTGCGACGGTCGTTCCCGGCGGGTGTGGAGAAGGCGGCGCGGGACGCGGTGGAGCGCGTGGATGGTGACGCGGTCGCGCGGCGGGACCTGCTGTCGCTGCCGACGTTCACGATCGACCCGACGACGGCGCGGGACTTCGACGACGCCATCAGCTGCGAAGTTGTAGGGGATGGGCATTGGCGCGTGTGGGTGCACATCGCGGACGTGAGCGCGTACGTGCGCCCGGGGTCCGCGGTCGATCGCGAGGCGTACCGGCGCGGGACGTCGGTCTACGTGCCGGGCGCGGTCGAGCCGATGCTGCCGGAGGTCTTGTCCAACGGCGCGTGCTCGCTGGTGCCGGGGCAGGAGCGGCTGGCGGTGACGGTCGAGCTGGAGGTGCGCGGCGAGGAGGTCATGCGCAGCGCCTTCTACCGGTCGCGGATCCGCAGCGACGAGCGGCTGGACTACGACCG contains:
- a CDS encoding alpha/beta fold hydrolase gives rise to the protein MELEHEHRFVVIDGVRLHYVEAGEGPLVVLLHGFPEFWWSWRHQIPALVAAGYRVVAPDQRGYAQSDKPRSWRDYRIERLAADVAGLITALGEERAFVVGHDWGAAVAWMVATLHPERVERLAILNVPHPDTMLRTLQRSPKQLLHSWYMFFFQIPWLPEHLLGWGGRRALASTYKDARPGAFTSADIGRYVEALRGPEGFRGPINWYRAALRQSPRRARALYRPIPARVLVIWGEQDRFLTAAMADSDPRLVPDVRVVRLPDASHWVQHDEPERVNALLTEFLSAA
- a CDS encoding S41 family peptidase → MIRRALASLVLCLILLLAGIYLGGHPSGLPGFLRDPLVGDKDTRVVNEAIDQVHDTYYREYGKDELSNRAISGIVASLNDRFSNYFSPKDYTKFKMQQNGEFAGIGVQVTRSGAGLKIVKVYDNSPAKDAKLAEGDIIVSVAGKPLAGRDQDASVALIQGPLGTTVKLTVRHGAKGAPREVALTRSNIEVPVVASSEKTVDGRKLGVISLAQFSSGAHAEVGAALRKQMKDGVKGVVFDLRNNPGGLVTEAQLVASEFLKDGKIVTTKGRSVPTRTLSATGDAIAPNLPMVVLVNRDSASAAEIVAGALQDRKRAELVGTRTFGKGVFQEVIDLSNGGALDITAGQYFLPSGRNLGGKGTSTGSGLTPNVQAADDPKTTRKDEGLDKALDVLAARR